In candidate division KSB1 bacterium, the sequence CAAGGTGAGCCCCTTCGATCAGACCTGGAATGTCGGCTACGACAAAACTTCGTCCTTCGCCCAAGTAGACAATACCCAAATTCGGCGTCAAGGTAGTAAAAGGATAATCGGCGATTTTGGGGCGCGCGGCTGAAATCTTGGCAAGCAAGGTAGATTTTCCGGCATTGGGCAGACCGACCAGACCTACATCCGCCAACAGCTTGAGTTCAAGAACAATCTCTTTCTCTTCACCTTTTTCGCCGGGTTCCCATTCGCGCGGCGCCTGGTGGGTAGGGGTAACAAAGCGGGCATTACCGCGCCCGCCTCTTCCGCCTTTGGCGATGACGACTCTTTGGCCGTCTTTAATCAAATCGGCCAAAACCTCTCCCGTCAGCGCATCTTTTACGACAGTCCCGACCGGAACCCGAATTACCAAATCATCGCCGCTTTTACCGGTTCGGTTGTCGCCGCTTCCATGCATGCCGCGCGCCGCCCGAAATTTACGGTGATAGCGAAAGTCCATGAGTGTATGCAGATGCCGATCGGCGGCAAAGACAATATCACCGCCCTTTCCGCCGTCGCCGCCTGAGGGCCCGCCTTTGGGCACATACTTTTCACGGCGAAAAGCGACACATCCGGAACCCCCGTCTCCGGCTTTTACATATATTTTTGCGTAATCAATAAACATGCAGGGTAATCAGCGGAAACGCCGTCAAGCATTTAATACCCCCTATTTCGGTAAGCTTTTTCGGTATGCTCAAGCTCGGCGGGCAAATTCCATTCGCTTCTCTTTTGTATCAAGTTTCAGCTGCTTCAAAATTTTTTTGAGGGTAAACCAACCGATTTTGGTGTTCCCGTAAGCCGGAGTATTCAGTTGCTTGGCAATGGCAATCGTACCGGCAAAGGGCATCTCCTTGATAATCTTTTTGATTTTTTCTTCCAGAGTCATTTCATGTTGATGCGATGCCGGAGAAGAAACCGTAGTCCCGGCAGAGCGGCTTGTCTGAGTCGTGCTCGTCGGTTGCGAAATCCGTTCCGAAGCAGTAATCGGCGTCACACCTGCACGCTGAAAATCGGCGACGGCTTCTTTTATGGTATCAAAGGCCTTGAGAATGTTATGAAATTCCAGCAACTCGAATACTTCATAAACTTCCGGAATCATACCCACCAATTTTAAATCACCGCCGTGCTCTCGGATGCCTTTGATTTCGCTGATAAAAATCCCCCATCCGGCGCTGCTCACATAATCCACATTGCTCAGGTCGATGATGATGTTGTAAGAGCCGTTTTTGATGAGCTCATTAAGATGATGCTCCAACTCGGAGGACGTTGTGGTATCGATGTAACCCCCGACCTTGATGATGGAAATATTATAGTTATTTTCGACTTTTATTTGGATGCCTTCCATCTTTACTCTCCACAATGAAACCCCGTTATTTTCTGCTGATCCGATATTAGAAAATAAGCAGTCAAAGCTCTAAATGTCAATACATATTTAGGAGGAAACGCTTGCCTCAATCTCCTTTGCCTTAACCAATCGAATTCGAATATCCTGTCGCTTTGGAGTGAGGAGAAGCAGCTTTTCCCAATAAAAAATGGCTCGTTTAAGGTCCCCTAAATTAGCGTAAGAGGCGGCGATGTTTTCACAAGCCTGTTCATCATCGGGATTGGTTATCAAAATACATTGGAAAGCATTGACGGCATCAACAAATCGACCGCAACGATAAGATGCATTTCCGTAAAGCATTTGTAGTTTGCGATCATTAGGAAACCGCAGCGGCAATGTACCTAAAATCTGCACCGCTTCCACATATCGTTTCTCTTTATAAGCAGCTAAAGCTGCCTGATAGGCGATTTCGAGGGTAGTTTTCTTTTGCTTTTCCGGTTCTTTCGGTTCCAGTTTTTTTGCAGTGCCGGTAACAAACGCCGCGTCTTCCAACAATCGATCAAATTCTTCATCTTTTTGCGAAATGAGGGGCTCTTCCGTTGCATCAACACTCAAAAGACTCTGTGAAGAAGATGAATCGTCGGGAATGCCGGTTAACTGAATGACCTCTTCGACCCCCATCATTCCCTCATCAACCTCATCCCCGAAATCATCTTTTTTTTGCTGCACAACTGTTATGGAATCGTGCTCGGAAGATTCGACAAACTCAAACTTTTGTTCGAGATCGAAAATTGCCTTTTCTGTTTCATCTATAAAAATCTCTTCGAAGGATCCGGCTTCTTCGCCGGCTTCGTCCCAAAAATAGGTGCGGTCATCATGTAAATCCGCCGTCGGCTTTTTTTCGGCTTCCATTGCCCAAAGCATGAACAAGTCGTCGGCAGCCTCTTGATCTGAAGCGACGTTTTCGGCAGGCGGACTCGCTCCGCTCTCCTCACTCGTCAAGCTCTCCTGCGTGGCCGCCTCCGCCTCTTTCTCATGCTCGTGTTCAGCTTTATATTCTTCGAGAGTCGGCCAATCGAATTCCTCGTCCTCAGAGTTGGGCCTCCTGGACAGTTCTTCTGATGTTGCGACGGAGTATTCTTCTTCCTTGGTCAATTCCTCAAAAGAACTGACCGCAGAGACTTCTGATTGATCTACGAATTCGAAAGCAAGCATTTCCAGATCACTTTCCCCCCCGAAAAAGAGCTCCTCTTCGGTGCTCTCTTTGGAAGAGCCCGACCCTGAACCTTGTAATGGTGTCTCGAAAGGAATCTCTTCCTCTGCTTCAACAGCTTGCGGCAAGGGCTGCTTTGGTTCTTTTGACTCGATATCCTTCGTAGAAGGGGCAATCTCCGCCTTTTCCACCGCTTCTTCGGATCCCGAGCTTACCGCCCGTTTATCCAGAACGTCTTCGAGCGGCGCTGTGAGAAGAACCGATTTATCCATATCGAATATGGATTTGGCCGGGACCTCTTCCTCACCGAAGCGGAGAGATTCGGCCGGAATTATTTCAGCGGCCGTTGCAACTTCTCTTTTCGGAGGCTCTTTTTCAGCGATCGGCTCAAGCTCTTCCTCCTCTTCGAACTGATCGCGATTGAGGATGACGCGGCCGTCCACAGTGAGAAGCGGGGTGCCCGGAGGTTTAATGCGCCGCCGTTTTCCGCCGCGTTGAACAAAAGCCGCTCGAAGCTCTTTGGTGTTGAGCCGCATTCTCACCAATTCTTCATAAATTCGAGAAGCCGGAATCTGCGTAAAGCCGTAACGTTCCGTGTTCAGCTCCTCCGCAATCCGTTTGGCGCCAAAGTCAGGATTACGCCGAATGATGTCATAAATCTTGTTTTTTTCTTCGATGCTGAGATGCTTGGCCTCAACCTGATCTTCCAACTCCTCAAAGACAAAATTTTCAATACCTTCCTTTTCAAATTTTTCCTTGTACTTTTGATAATAGGCATAAACAGAAATTCCTGCCTCTTTGCAGGCTTCTTTAATTCCGACTCCTTTCTTGACCATATCATAGACTCGCGCGGCACGGCGAAATTCCACCTGATCGGCCGACAGCTTTTCCTTAATGGCGACTACCGTAATATCATCATTTTGTTCATTACCTTCGGTAAAGCTTTTCAATTCCTTTTTCAAAGTTTCGATAAACTCCTGAGCTGTTTTTCCGCCGCATTCTCGAATGACGTTGAGAAAACGTTCCTCGCCGAAAAGGCGCCGTTTCGGATTCATGGCTTCGGTAACGCCGTCGGTGTAGACCAAAATAATGTCATCTTCAGCAAGAGAAATGGTGTCCGATTCAATGGAACGTCGGAACAAATCCTTATCGGGAAGAGCAATGCCGATAGGAAAGCCGCGGGGATTGAGGTAGTAGGTCTTGTTCTTGCTGGGCCGATGCAGAATGAGCGGGTTATGACCGGCGCTGGCAAAATTGATCCGCCGCCGCTTTGAATCGATAATGACATAAAGCAGGGTAACAAACATGCCTTTCTTCATGTCATTAACGACAAAGTCGTTGACTTTTGCCAGCACTTCAGCGGCGTCTTTGATGCCGCGCGCTTCGGAGCGGAGCGCTGTGCGGATCATGGTCATAACAAAAGCGCCGGGTACTCCCTTGCCGGAAACGTCGGCCACCGCTACGCCGACCGTATCCTTATCCACTTCGACGAAATCGTAGAAATCACCACCGACTTCTTTGGCGGCCGCATAATAGGCAGCAATCTCGTACCCCTCCAACTCGGGGAATTCGCTGGGCAGCAGCGTTTGCTGAATCTGCTTGGCGATGTGCATTTCCTGCTGCAGTCGCTCCTGCTCCACCAAGTGAGCCTGAGATTTTTTCAGCTGGATGGTAATGTCGCTGAAGGCCTGCGCGATGGCGCCGATTTCCGAGGAAGTATCAATGTCCATTTCTTCCGCTGCGCCGGGTTCGCCCAGCCGCTTTACCCACTCCTGCAGCCGTTTGAAGGGATTCATGACGATGTAAATCAGCAAAAAAAGACCGGCGGAAGCAATGGCCCAAAGTATAAGCGTCTGAGAGGCCAGCGACACCGTATATTGTGCGATATGCCGGTTAATGCGGGTATAATCGATGAACAAGTGGGCATCAGCGAGGTGCATGCCGTCTTCATTCTGAATAGGCCAAACAATATCCAATACGGGCGCCCCTTGTTTATCGTTGATGAGATAAACTCGTGAATCGTCGTACCGGCGAATCGGCTCAATTTGCGGTGGTAAATCGAATTTTTCCTCCCACACGGTAAATTGCGAATCCGAGCAGGCCAACACTACGGAACGTTTATCGGTCAGGAACACCCGCTTGATCGTCTTTTTATGCTCCGTGTTGATCAGAGTTCGGATGGCCTCGTCGGCGCCGGCGCGGATTTCGATATCATAGCTGCCCGTCGTCATTAATTCACGGATGATCTCTGGATCAACCTGCGACCAATTGCTGCCGATTTGGCCGGCTAAAAACGAGCAGGCACTTCTGCCCTGAGTAATGTAATCTTCAAAAATGCGATGTTTACCTTGAAAGTATTTGACGACCGTGACCACCAATAAAACAAAAGTAAAAACGGCAAGTGAGTATATCCAGTAACGCATTTTAAGGGTAAGCGGAATGGCCGGGATGGCGATTTTGCGCTTTTTGCGCGCTTCGGTCAAATGTTTGACCATCCACAGCTCATTGCCCTCTTCCGTTTTGCGGTAATCGATCTCGTCCAGCAGACGGCGCATGATGAAAATGCCCAATCCGCCTTTTTTTCCGATTTCGACATACCGCTGCAGATCCGGTTCACTGACTTGACGGGGATCGAAATATTTTCCCTGATCAATGAGCACCATCGTCAGGGTGTTCTTTTTGGCAATGGCGCGCAGAGTGATGTTGCCGCTCCAATCCCGATAGGCGTGCTTAATGATGTTGGTCGCCGCCTCGTCGATCGAGAGCTTGAAGGCGTTGACCACCCGATCTGGCACCCCGTACTTTTTGCCGATGCGCATTACAAAATCGCGCAGATCGGCCAAGTACTCTATACTGGCCGGGACTTTGAGCTCTTCTCTGGCAACCTTTTTAAACAATTTCCCCTAAAACCTCCTTATTGGCCGGAGTTCTGGCCGCCCGCCGCACGACGTTTCTGAGCTCTGGCGTGATCGAGAGCCCGCAGAATCGTTTTATTCAGCGGCTGAATCTCCAAAGCCTTTTCATAATAGCTGATGGCTTCATCATAGTTCTTGTCGCGCAGCGCCCGATAGCCTTGGGTATAAAGTTCCTTAACTTCGGGGGTCATTTCCATCTGTGTCGCGTTGGCACGAGCGTTGGCTTCGCGGTAGCGCCGCTGGAGATCAGCATTGTTGGGCTGCGACTTGAGCGCCTGCGCGTAAACTTCGGCGGCTTCCTTCCACTGGTTGCGGTTCTCATAGTCGACGGCACGCCGCAACAAGTCCTCATAACTTAACCGGGCTTCCAAAGTGCGAATCTTGCCTTTGACGAAGGTCTCTACCTCCGCATTGCCGCGCGCCAACGGCAATGCCTGATTGAAAAGCTGCAGAGCCTCAAAGGTTCGCCCGGCTTTTTCGCTCCGGGCGGCCGATTCGATCAGGTCGTAAATGCGCCGCCGTAAATCCGCATCGGCCATGTTGCGCAACTTTTTAACTGTTTCGTTATTCGGATCGATGGCAAGCGCCAAATCGCATTCCTCTATGGCCTGAAGAAACTGCTCGGATTCGAAAAATGCCAGCGCCTTGTCGTAATGCTCCTGAACCTCACGCTGACGTTCTTTAGCCTGCGCTTCCTCCTGGCTGCGGATGATTTGCGATTCGATATCCTTGCGCCGCTGTTGATCCAAGGCGAGATTAATTCTCTCGGCCAATTTACGTGCCTCGTCGAAATCCGGATCCTCGCCGTTTGGATCCAATGACAACACTTTATTAATCGAGCTGTAGGCGCGGAAGAAATCGCCTTTTTGATAGTATTCACGCGCCTCGGTTACGCCGCTGTAAAGAGCATTGCGTCGATCCTGCTCATATTTGCGCTGCGCTTCTTCCTGAATGCGGCGCAGTTCGGCAATTTGACGGTCGTTCAGCTTTTGTTGGCGTGTTCGACCGATATTGGCGCTGATGGAAATGCGGTGGCTGCTGCCAAAAAAAGAATCCACGCCGTTCCAGTAAGAGTAATCGAGTTGAAACCCCATCTGCGAGATGCCGAACCCGTAAGTCAAACCGTAGCCGTCGCTCGAATTGCCGCGCTTGTTCCAACCCAAGCGAAGCATCAACGTGTTGTGATAACCGACCTCGGCGCCGAAATGAACATAATTGGGAACATTTTTGGCGCTGCTTCCATCGACCTCATAAGCAATCAAAAAGTGATTGCGTCCATTCGAAAAGAAAAACGGCCGCGAAAATCCGAATCGAAATGTGCTGGGCGTGCTTTCTCGAATGTCCGCAAGCTGCACGGTTCGTTTGACGGCATTCTGGTAGTTTATGCCGACTCGCCAGTTGCCCAGCACGGGCGTTTCGAGCGGAGAGACGACCGAGACCCCGAGGTCGGCACCGACGGCTGATTCGGTGTTGCGACCTCCGATCGAACCTGCGACTACATATCCCGGCATGTTGACGGTTTCGATCTTTAAAGAGCCGCCGACCGAAAGCCATGGCCATAAGCTCTTGCCATAACCGATCAAATAGAGCGTTCGACTGTAGTCTCGTTCGCCTAAAATCGAAGCGTTGTCGTCGACAATCTTTACGCCGGACGTAGCCAGTCGCAGGAGACCGGCGGAAAAAGTACCGTAATCCAGCGTCGGAAAAACGAATGCCAGATAATCGTATTGTGTGCCCAGCGGCAGATTGGTGTGATAAGCGCCGATGCTGAGACTCGGCACCCGCTCTAAAGCGCCCGGATTCCAATAAAGCGTAAAGGGGTCTTCAGCGACGCTGACATAGGCGCCTCCCATGGCCATGGCGCGGGCACCGACCTGATATTCGAAAATATCCGTTACACCGCCCCAAGAGTTGTCCGCACCGCCGGATTGGCTGCGCACGGAAGAAGCCGTCAGCAGTAGGCCCGCTGCGGCGATTAACACCGCTACAGATCGGGTTTTTGCAAAAATTCTTGTTTGCGTTTTCATATTATCGAACAACCGCAATTTTAGTGACAGTCTGTTCGCCGTAGCCGGTTTTGAGATAAGCCAAATAAATGCCGTTTAATACCGGTACGCCCATGCCGTTAGTGCCGTCCCATTCAATGTCGCCTTGATGCAGCCCGGGTGAAGTATAATCGGGAAATGCGTCCTTCTTGAACTCCCAGGTGCGCACCAAATCACCGGTCAATGTGTAGATGGACAGCTTGATGTCCGATGCTTCCTTAAGATAGTACACAAATGAAGTTTTCGGTTTGGAAAGCCTGCCGAATGGATTGGGATAGTTGTAGAATGACTTGCTCAAAGAGGCGTCGACCAAAACGGCAGACTGAGATACAAAGCCCAAATACGAATAAGCGGCGCCGGTTGAATCGACCAGCATTACAGGCACCGAAAACTCGTCGACAATCCTTACCGCAGAAGTCGAGTCGATGCTCAGGTGAAAATCGATGAGTTCAGCCTGCTCACGAAGATCGACGATCAGTTTGATAGAGTCGGTTCTGCTGCCGATCAAGGTGTCCATGACAAAAGAGCGGAAATTCAAAAAGACGCCGCCGCTGTCTTCGAATGCGACCGCTTGACCGAAAAGATAATCGTCTTGGTCCGCCTTGACCGCCGCAATACGCCGAATCATCTGCTTGCCGCTGATCTTTTTGCCGCTGCGGTCGCGGATCGTTACGGTGATGCCGGTGACATAGGAACGCACCGTTGCGGAGCTTTCCATGTTCTTTAGCGCCAATCCCATCATCGGCACGTTAGAGGCGCCACGGACCACAGTGGTCTGTTTGCGTACGGTAAAGGGCTTGATCATTACCTTGCCGGGTTCCACCCACACCTTGGCAACGGCGCTCGAATCGCCGTCAATCAGTTCCACCGGCGTACGGGCAAACTCATCCAACGGCAGATCAAGCAGGCTGACGACAAAACTATCGGCCCGCGAGGTGATCGCACGCGGTGCTCTAATACGCCAGCTCACTGTGTCCTTGTTGGTACTCTTGAGAGTATCATGGTCGACCAACTGAAAAATTTCCGGCACCTGCAGACGCAACCGATAATTACCGACAAGCTCAGCCTCGCCGAAATTTTCCAACCAGGAGGTTACTTTAAAAATGCTTCCCGGTCGAACGCTGGTCGAATCGTTCCCAGGGGTATCGTGGACATAAAGACGAAGCTTGACGCGCGCCTTTTCCACGGTACGAAGCGGGAAAATCACTTCATCCTTGTCGGTTTTGGAAGGCAGCCCGCTGTTGATGTCGCGCGGCAATCCTTCCACCAAGATCGCAAACCTCGACAACAGGTCGCTGCCCCGAGACGGTGCCTTAAGCTGCCATGTGGGATGGAGATTTTTCGCAGCATAATCAGCCGCCGACACTTCTTTGATTTCTGTCTCACCCTCTAAGAACCGGAAACCGGGCGGCGCCGACAACCTCATTCTGAACTTGTCGCTTTGGTTAAAGCCCGCGCCGCTGTGTTTAATGACGGCGGTTAAATGAAAAACTTGATCCGTGGACACTTTGTCTTTCGTCGACGATTCGGGTGGAAAAGAAATCGTCGGCTCGACGGTAAAGATTGAACGTTGTGTAAGCGGCAAGGCAATTTTGCCGGATTGCCGACTGATCGGCTGCTCGGATTGCAGATCGATCGCTTCAACCTTGATATAGCAGCTGTCCGGAGTCGAAGGTATGCCCGTCGGCGCGGTGACAGTCCAGGTCTGCCACAATTTTTCGCCGCTGCCGGGCAGAAACTTGACCGCATCCAGAATACGGAATTGCGGCGAAGTGATGTACAATGTCGTTTTGATTTCGGCATCCTTTACACCGAACGTGCTGATTTGCGCCGCCACTTGAAATGCCTGCTCGGTTGACACCATCGAAATAGGATCACCAAAAATAGTGCGCAGCACGATCGAATCGATGGTGATGCTGCCGCCGCGATTATAAATGCACGGAAGGATCCGCTCCGTCGTTGTGACCAACGCCGCCGTACCGGCGTTTGCATCCTGCGGAATCATGGTGATGCGCACAATGATCTGCCGCTGCGTTTCGTCCACAATCGACGGTGCCTGCACCGACCAGGAGATCTCCTCGTCGCCGGTGAAGGCTTTGCTGGGAGAATCTCCGCCCGTCAAAACCAGTCCGCCGCTTCGACTCAGATCAAGCGTAACAGTACCATTTCCGACATAAGGGGCCTGGCCAAAGTTGCGTACACGGGTCACAATGCGCGCCTGCTGTCCCTGCGTGAAATTGGCAATTCCTTGGCGGATAACTCCCTGCGGATAGATTTCGATCGGTTCCAGCGCCAAGGTGGTTCGCTGCTCAACTTTTTGAATGACCAATTGCCGTGTATCAAAATAGAGTGTATCTGCGGGGTTTCCGCCGGTCACCGAAAGGGTAAAGGCGTGGGCGTCGGTGACCGGATATAGCGGCGCCGTCAATTCCCAACGCAGCGTATCAACTTCCTGGGTTATGGGAAGGATTTGATCGCTCTTGAATTCGTATCCTGGGGTCACGGGAAGCCGCGGCAGGCTGAGGGTGGCCCGTCGATCAACGATGCTCTGGCTCGATTTAACCACGGCCATGAGATGCAGCACCTGTTCGGTTGAAAGGATGCCGTCAACAGCTCCCTTTGGGCCTTCCACGACAAAGGATTGGATCGTCAGAGCTCCGACCGTATCCGTTCGCACGTCGACAAAAGACCTAATATCACCAAGCAGCGCCTGCAAACCCGTATTAAGATCAGGAGGAACCAAAGTCAAACGGCTTTCAATCCGATCCGGACCTGAAATCGTCTCGGGAGCGCGCAGAACAAAACGCAAGTCCAAAGAATCGGTGCCGGCGGGCAGAGAAAATGCCTTTTCAACCGGGTCCGCAATAAAATTTCTCGGTTCCCGTTCGATGAGATAGCCTTTTGGAGGCGTCACTTCCAAACGGCCGACTCCTATGCCCGCTTTTCCAAAATTGCGCAGTTTGGCAACTACGGTGAACGGCTTGCCTTTTTCAACCCATGTTCCTCCCAAATCACCGATCTGAAGACGGTAAACAAGCTGAGCAGGGGTCTGGATACGGACGCGAACTTCATCAGCGCCGCGCGCAGGTTCCCGCGGAGTTACAGCCGTAAGATCACCCTTGGCAACGGCGCTTAAAATCTTGGCTCGAAAAACCTCGAGCTGCTCGCCCAATCGCTCATCCCAACTGTCGTCGGCGCGGACTAGGAACTTGGCCACGGCCACACTGTCGCTGCCGATGCTGCGAATCGTATCATACAAGGCCGTCCGCAAAGAATTACCGCTGGATTCCAATTTTACAACAACATCCTGCACTCCGCCGAATTGACCGGTCTGAATGTGAACTTGGACGATAAATTGTTGGCCGCGATTGACCAATGCGATATTATTGTTATCTTCGGCATTAACATCGGCTATCGTTTGCCGAATGACCAGCGAGGCATTGTTGGCCACATAAATATTTCCGCTTTTCACTGCAGACAGCCTGAGTTCGCCGTTGCTGTTCATATCAAAAGCCCGCAGATAAACGGTATAGACCGCCTTACCGGCCAGATCGCCGTTGCGCCGCACCGTGTAAACCAACGTGTCCGTAGCACCGGCTGCCAAAACAAAATTCTTCGCCTGCTCCAGGCCGTCCGGCGGCAATACTTTATAGTCGCGATCCACGATGCCGTTGACGGTAAAGGTCACATTGCTGTCCGAAACAGCGATGAATTGTAAGGCGGCATCACCGGTGTTGCGGACAACCACGAAAATATTCCATGGGGACAACCGGTCGCCGGCATTGATTGTTTCTACAGAACTTTTAACTTGAACAATTTCCAAATCGGCGCCGCGTCGGATCAGTGCTTTTGTCGTGTCGGCACCATCGGGGGCGAGAATAGAAACGTTTTGTCTTGAATTGAAACCTTTTGCAGATAAAATCTCCGAGTGAAAAATAACTTCACCAAGTGTGGAACCGGCTTGGATGCGAAAATCAATCTCCGCACTATCGCCGCCGGCAATCGTGGTCGGAATGTACAACGGCGACTGCGCAACGCCGGCCAAATTGGGTTTGTCCGGCGTTAGAGAAACCAACGCCTGACCGGCGCTCTCGGAACCTTCGTTACGCACCTGCACCCGAACGGCAAACTCTTGCCCGAAACTGACCTCGCGGCTGGGATTGGGCGCCATGTTTTTTGTCGACACGATCCGAAGCGCGGCAGGGCGATAAATTTTAATCTCCGCTGTTGCATCGACGGCCTCTTTGATGTTTGCCTGAGAACCGTCAAATCCTTTGGCGCTCAGAATGCGCGCCGTTAAAATTTCTCCATCGAGATTTTCAAGCTCAGCCGCTTTAATGCGAAATCCGACATCACCGGTGGCAGCAATATTCAGGCGGGTAATCGTCCGCTCAGGCGTTAAAACAGTTGAATTCGGCGCCGTCAATGCGACGCGCACGGTATCAATGAACCGCCCGCCTTCGTTGCGTACTTGGACGCGGACGACAAACTCTTGTCCGACATTAACATGACCGACGCCGTTCTTGTCGACGTTATG encodes:
- the obgE gene encoding GTPase ObgE, whose translation is MFIDYAKIYVKAGDGGSGCVAFRREKYVPKGGPSGGDGGKGGDIVFAADRHLHTLMDFRYHRKFRAARGMHGSGDNRTGKSGDDLVIRVPVGTVVKDALTGEVLADLIKDGQRVVIAKGGRGGRGNARFVTPTHQAPREWEPGEKGEEKEIVLELKLLADVGLVGLPNAGKSTLLAKISAARPKIADYPFTTLTPNLGIVYLGEGRSFVVADIPGLIEGAHLGKGLGIQFLRHIERTKVLAILIDGTGDSWEQDYHILLKELESYSPALLDKPRLVVLTKADLYDPAQIKSDFAEIIISAVSGFHINEFLQKLWDMLHKD
- a CDS encoding STAS domain-containing protein — encoded protein: MEGIQIKVENNYNISIIKVGGYIDTTTSSELEHHLNELIKNGSYNIIIDLSNVDYVSSAGWGIFISEIKGIREHGGDLKLVGMIPEVYEVFELLEFHNILKAFDTIKEAVADFQRAGVTPITASERISQPTSTTQTSRSAGTTVSSPASHQHEMTLEEKIKKIIKEMPFAGTIAIAKQLNTPAYGNTKIGWFTLKKILKQLKLDTKEKRMEFARRA
- a CDS encoding PorV/PorQ family protein; this encodes MKTQTRIFAKTRSVAVLIAAAGLLLTASSVRSQSGGADNSWGGVTDIFEYQVGARAMAMGGAYVSVAEDPFTLYWNPGALERVPSLSIGAYHTNLPLGTQYDYLAFVFPTLDYGTFSAGLLRLATSGVKIVDDNASILGERDYSRTLYLIGYGKSLWPWLSVGGSLKIETVNMPGYVVAGSIGGRNTESAVGADLGVSVVSPLETPVLGNWRVGINYQNAVKRTVQLADIRESTPSTFRFGFSRPFFFSNGRNHFLIAYEVDGSSAKNVPNYVHFGAEVGYHNTLMLRLGWNKRGNSSDGYGLTYGFGISQMGFQLDYSYWNGVDSFFGSSHRISISANIGRTRQQKLNDRQIAELRRIQEEAQRKYEQDRRNALYSGVTEAREYYQKGDFFRAYSSINKVLSLDPNGEDPDFDEARKLAERINLALDQQRRKDIESQIIRSQEEAQAKERQREVQEHYDKALAFFESEQFLQAIEECDLALAIDPNNETVKKLRNMADADLRRRIYDLIESAARSEKAGRTFEALQLFNQALPLARGNAEVETFVKGKIRTLEARLSYEDLLRRAVDYENRNQWKEAAEVYAQALKSQPNNADLQRRYREANARANATQMEMTPEVKELYTQGYRALRDKNYDEAISYYEKALEIQPLNKTILRALDHARAQKRRAAGGQNSGQ
- a CDS encoding SpoIIE family protein phosphatase, with product MFKKVAREELKVPASIEYLADLRDFVMRIGKKYGVPDRVVNAFKLSIDEAATNIIKHAYRDWSGNITLRAIAKKNTLTMVLIDQGKYFDPRQVSEPDLQRYVEIGKKGGLGIFIMRRLLDEIDYRKTEEGNELWMVKHLTEARKKRKIAIPAIPLTLKMRYWIYSLAVFTFVLLVVTVVKYFQGKHRIFEDYITQGRSACSFLAGQIGSNWSQVDPEIIRELMTTGSYDIEIRAGADEAIRTLINTEHKKTIKRVFLTDKRSVVLACSDSQFTVWEEKFDLPPQIEPIRRYDDSRVYLINDKQGAPVLDIVWPIQNEDGMHLADAHLFIDYTRINRHIAQYTVSLASQTLILWAIASAGLFLLIYIVMNPFKRLQEWVKRLGEPGAAEEMDIDTSSEIGAIAQAFSDITIQLKKSQAHLVEQERLQQEMHIAKQIQQTLLPSEFPELEGYEIAAYYAAAKEVGGDFYDFVEVDKDTVGVAVADVSGKGVPGAFVMTMIRTALRSEARGIKDAAEVLAKVNDFVVNDMKKGMFVTLLYVIIDSKRRRINFASAGHNPLILHRPSKNKTYYLNPRGFPIGIALPDKDLFRRSIESDTISLAEDDIILVYTDGVTEAMNPKRRLFGEERFLNVIRECGGKTAQEFIETLKKELKSFTEGNEQNDDITVVAIKEKLSADQVEFRRAARVYDMVKKGVGIKEACKEAGISVYAYYQKYKEKFEKEGIENFVFEELEDQVEAKHLSIEEKNKIYDIIRRNPDFGAKRIAEELNTERYGFTQIPASRIYEELVRMRLNTKELRAAFVQRGGKRRRIKPPGTPLLTVDGRVILNRDQFEEEEELEPIAEKEPPKREVATAAEIIPAESLRFGEEEVPAKSIFDMDKSVLLTAPLEDVLDKRAVSSGSEEAVEKAEIAPSTKDIESKEPKQPLPQAVEAEEEIPFETPLQGSGSGSSKESTEEELFFGGESDLEMLAFEFVDQSEVSAVSSFEELTKEEEYSVATSEELSRRPNSEDEEFDWPTLEEYKAEHEHEKEAEAATQESLTSEESGASPPAENVASDQEAADDLFMLWAMEAEKKPTADLHDDRTYFWDEAGEEAGSFEEIFIDETEKAIFDLEQKFEFVESSEHDSITVVQQKKDDFGDEVDEGMMGVEEVIQLTGIPDDSSSSQSLLSVDATEEPLISQKDEEFDRLLEDAAFVTGTAKKLEPKEPEKQKKTTLEIAYQAALAAYKEKRYVEAVQILGTLPLRFPNDRKLQMLYGNASYRCGRFVDAVNAFQCILITNPDDEQACENIAASYANLGDLKRAIFYWEKLLLLTPKRQDIRIRLVKAKEIEASVSS